The genomic region TTTGATGCCATCATTGTCGGGGCGGGGCTTGCCGGGGCGGTTGCGGCACTGGTGCTCGCCCGCGAAGGGGCTCAGGTGTTAGTGATTGAACGGGGCAATTTCGCTGGCGCGAAGAATGTCACCGGCGGGCGCATTTACGCGCACAGCCTTGAGCGGATTATTCCAGGATTTGCTGAGCAGGCTCCCGTTGAGCGCGTTATCACCCATGAAAAACTCGCCTTTATGACCGACAGCGGGGCGATGACGGTGGATTATCTCAATGGTGAGAATGTAGCACCGTCGCAGGTTTCCTGGTCCGTGCTACGCAGTAAGTTTGATGCCTGGCTGATGGAGCAGGCGGAAGAGGCGGGCGCGCAACTGATCACCGGCATCCGCGTCGATAACGTGGTTCAGCGTGACGGTAAAGTCATTGGTGTCGAAGCCGATGGCGACATTATCGAAGCCAAAGTGGTGATCCTCGCCGACGGGGTGAATTCTCTGCTGGCGGAAAAACTCGGTATGGCAAAACGCGTCAGTGCCGAACACGTGGCGGTCGGGGTGAAAGAGCTGATCGAGCTACCGAAGTCAGTGATTGAGGATCGCTTCCAGCTTCAGGGTAACGAGGGCGCGGCCTGCCTGTTTGCCGGTTCGCCTACGGATGGCCTGATGGGAGGAGGTTTCCTGTATACCAACGAAACCAGCGTATCGCTGGGGCTGGTGTGCGGCCTTCATCATATGAAAGATGCCCAAAAATCGGTGCCGCAAATGCTGGAAGATTTCAAACAGCATCCGGCGGTTGCGCCGCTTATCGCTGGCGGCAAGCTGGTGGAGTACGCCGCGCACGTGGTGCCGGAAGCCGGTATCAATATGCAGCCTGAACTGGTGGGCGAGGGCGTTCTGATTGCCGGTGACGCCGCCGGGATGTGTATGAACCTGGGTTTCACCATTCGTGGAATGGATTTAGCGGTGGCGGCCGGGGAAGCGGCGGCGAAAACGGTGCTCGCAGCAATGCAAAGCAACGACTTTAGCAAACACGGGCTGGCGGCCTATCGTCAGTATCTCGACGACGGCCCGATGCGCGATATGAAGATGTATCAACGCTTGCCTGCTTTCCTCGATAACCCACGGATGTTTACCCGCTACCCGGAAATGGCGGTGGGGATCGCTCGCGATCTCTTTACCGTCGACGGCAGCGCGCCGGTCCCGATGCGTAAGAAAATCCTGCGCCATGCGAAGAAGGTGGGATTCATCAACCTGATGAAAGATGGCATAAAAGGAGTGACTGCATTATGACTTCTCCCGTAAACGTCGACGTCAAACTGGGCGTCAATAAATTCAACGTCGATGAAGACAATCCGCATATCGTTCTGAAAACCTCTGCGGATAAGCAGGCGCTGGAGGTGCTGGTGAAAGCGTGTCCTGCCGGGTTGTACAAAAAACAGGACGACGGCAGCGTGCGCTTTGATTACGCAGGCTGTCTGGAGTGCGGAACCTGTCGGATCCTCGGCCTCGGTACGGCGCTGGAGAAATGGGAATACCCGCGCGGCACCTTCGGCGTGGAATTTCGTTACGGTTAACGATCGCACTCGTAGGCCGGATAAGACGCTTTGCGTCGCCATCCGGCAATGACAGCCTCAATGCCGGATGGCGGCTTTGCCTTATCCGGCCTACTCGATTGACGCCACTAAAGGACGCAGCCATGCAGCAGCCCAGGAACTTTGATGACATCAAATTCTCGTCTATTCACCGCAGGATTATGCTGTGGGGAAGCGGTGGGCCATTCCTGGACGGGTACGTGCTGGTGATGATCGGCGTCGCGCTGGAACAGCTTACGCCAGCGCTGAAGCTTGATGCCGAGTGGCTGGGGCTACTGGGTGCCGGGACTCTGGCCGGACTGTTTGTCGGCACCTCACTGTTCGGTTATATCTCGGACAAAGTCGGGCGACGCAAAATGTTCCTGATCGATATCATCGCCATTGGCGTGATATCAGTGGCGACCATGTTTGTCTCATCCCCCGTTGAACTGCTGGTGATGCGCGTGCTGATCGGCGTGGTTATCGGCGCGGATTACCCGATCGCCACGTCGATGATCACCGAGTTTTCCAGCACTCGCCAGCGCGCCTTCTCAATCAGCTTTATTGCCGCGATGTGGTATGTCGGTGCCACCTGTGCCGATCTGGTCGGCTACTGGCTCTATGATATGGAGGGCGGATGGCGCTGGATGCTGGGCAGTGCGGCGATTCCGTGTCTGCTGATCCTTATTGGTCGCTTCGATCTCCCTGAGTCACCGCGCTGGCTGCTGCGTAAAGGCCGGGTGAAAGAGTGTGAGGAGATGATGATCAGGCTGTTCGGCGAACCGGTGGTGTTTGATGATGAACCGCCGCAGGAGACGCACTTTCTGCATCTGTTTAATCGCCGCCACTTTCCGTTTGTCCTCTTTGTCGCCGTCATCTGGACCTGCCAGGTGATCCCCATGTTTGCCATCTATACCTTTGGTCCGCAGATTGTCGGCCTGTTGGGGTTGGGCGTCGGGAAAAACGCCGCGCTGGGCAACGTGGTCATCAGCCTGTTCTTTATGTTGGGCTGTATTCCTCCCATGTTCTGGCTGAACAGCGCAGGACGCCGACCGTTGCTTATCGGTAGCTTTGTGATGATGACGCTGGCGCTGACCGTGCTGGGGCTGATTCCTGAGATGGGCATCTGGCTGGTGGTCACCTGTTTTGCCGTGTATGCCTTTTTCTCCGGAGGGCCGGGAAACCTGCAGTGGCTGTATCCGAACGAGCTATTCCCGACCGACATTCGCGCGTCTGCCGTGGGGGTCATTATGTCGCTGAGCCGGGTCGGAACCATCATTTCCACCTGGGCGTTGCCGGTCTTTATCACCAAATACGGCATCAGCCAGGTGATGCTCATGGGCGCCGGGATCTCACTGATTGGGCTGATTGTCTCAATTGCGTTCGCCCCGGAGACGCGGGGTTTAACGCTCGCGCAGACCAGCACGATGACCATTCGCAGCAGAGCCCAGCAATAACGGTGGCTTCGGAGTGTTCTGTATTTGCTTTTGCAGTCAGCAAGTTAGGCTACAGTTACTGGGTAGTTAACTGAAAATGACTGAAAAGCAGGGAGAACACCATGCAAAAACATCTGTTAATCGCTTCCATTTTTGCCGCAGCAACCGTCTTTACCGTCGCAGGCTGCTCCTCTAACCAGGCGGTGAAAACCACCGATGGCAAGACGATTGTCACCGATGGTAAACCGCAGGTCGATGACGATACCGGTCTGGTTTCTTACGAAAACGCGGAAACCGGTCAGACGGAACAAATCAACCGCGATCGGGTGAAAGAGATGAGCGAGCTGGATAACTGATTCAGTTTTCTCGGCTTAAGCGCTCAATAATATTCACTATTAGCCTGTTAAATTACTGACTACACTCTTAACTAAAATAGAGAAGTAAAATAACAGGCTAATCATGATTCTCATCATTTATGCGCATCCATATCCGCAGCATTCGCATGCGAATAAGCGGATGCTTGAGCAGGCAAGGACGCTGGAAAGCGTAGAAGTACGTTCGCTCTATGATCTTTACCCCGACTTCAATATCGATATCGCTGCCGAACAAGAGGCGCTTTCTCGTGCCGATCTGATTATCTGGCAGCACCCCATGCAGTGGTACAGCGTTCCCCCTTTACTCAAACTGTGGATGGATAAAGTCCTTTCTCACGGCTGGGCCTACGGCCACCGCGGTACGGCTCTGCGCGGTAAGCATCTGCTGTGGGCGGTGACGACCGGCGGTGGGGAAAATCATTTCGACATTGGCTCGCATCCGGGCTTCGACGTGCTCTCACAGCCTTTACAGGCGACGGCGCTTTACTGTGGATTGAATTGGCTGCCGCCATTTGCCATGCACTGCACGTTTATCTGCGATGACGAGACGCTACAGGCGCAGGCGCGCCATTACAAACAGCGCCTGATGGATTGGCAGGAGGCACACAATGGATAGTCACACGCTGATACAGGCGCTGATTTATCTCGGCTCGGCGGCGCTTATCGTGCCCATTGCCGTGCGGCTAGGGCTGGGGTCGGTACTGGGTTATCTGATCGCGGGATGTATTATCGGTCCCTGGGGGTTACGGCTGGTCACCGACGCCGAATCTATTTTGCACTTTGCTGAAATCGGCGTGGTGCTGATGCTGTTTGTGATTGGCCTGGAACTCGATCCGCAGCGGCTGTGGAAACTGCGTGCCTCGGTATTTGGTGGTGGGGCATTACAGATGGTGGCCTGTGGTGCGCTGATTGGCCTGTTTTGTATATCGCTGGGCCTGCGCTGGCAGGTTGCGGCGTTGATTGGCCTGACGCTGGCGCTCTCCTCAACGGCGATCGCGATGCAGGCGATGAACGAGCGTAACCTTACCGTGACCCAACTGGGGCGTAGCGCGTTTGCGGTATTACTGTTTCAGGATATCGCTGCGATCCCCTTGGTGGCGATGATCCCTCTGCTGGCAGCCAGCGGCGCGTCGACGACGCTCGGCGCATTTGCGCTGTCAGCATTAAAAGTGGCCGGGGCGCTGGTGCTGGTGATCCTGCTGGGGCGCTACGTGACCCGTCCAGCCCTGCGTTTTGTTGCCCGTTCTGGACTGCGCGAAGTCTTCAGCGCCGTGGCCCTGTTTTTAGTCTTCGGCTTTGGTTTGCTGCTTGAAGAGGTGGGGCTGTCGATGGCAATGGGGGCGTTTCTGGCGGGGGTACTGCTGGCAAGTTCAGAGTATCGTCACGCGCTGGAAAGCGATATCGAACCGTTTAAGGGGCTGCTGCTGGGGCTATTTTTTATCGGCGTCGGCATGTCTATCGACTTCGGTACGCTGATTGATAACCCGCTGCGAATTATCACGCTGCTGGTGGGGTTCCTGGTGATTAAAACCGGGATGCTGTGGCTGGTGGCGCGTCCTTTACAGGTGCCGAATAAACAGCGCCGCTGGTTTGCGGTGCTACTGGGGCAGGGCAGTGAATTCGCGTTTGTCGTTTTTGGCGCGGCGCAAATGGCGGACGTGCTTGACCCGGCGTGGGCCAAGGCGCTGACGCTGGCGGTAGCGCTCTCCATGGCGGCAACGCCGATCCTGCTGGTGATCCTCACCCGTCTGGAGCAGTCGGTCAAGGGTGAAGAGCGTGAAGCCGATGAAATTGATGAGGAACAACCACGGGTGATTATTGCCGGGTTTGGGCGCTTCGGTCAGATTACCGGCCGTTTGCTGTTATCCAGCGGCGTGAAAATGGTGGTGCTCGATCACGACCCGGACCACATCGAAACGCTGCGAAAGTTTGGCATGAAGGTGTTTTACGGTGACGCCACGCGCATGGATCTGCTGGAGTCAGCCGGAGCGGCAAAAGCGGAAGTGTTAATCAACGCGATTGACGATCCGCAAACCAGCCTGCAACTGACCGAAATGGTGAAAGACCATTTCCCGAACCTGCAACTTATTGCCCGTGCGCGCGATGTCGACCACTACATTCGCTTGCGCCAGGCGGGTGTTGAACAGCCGGAGCGTGAAACGTTTGAAGGGGCGCTTAAAACCGGGCGTCTGGCACTGGAAACCCTCGGGCTTGGGCGCTATGAAGCGCGTGAGCGAGCGGATCTGTTCCGCCACTACAACACCAGGATGGTTGAAGAGATGGCGAAAGGTGAAAATGATACTACCTCGCGGGCGGCAGTTTATAAACGCACCAGCGCCATGCTAAGTGAAATTATTACTGAGGACCGCGAGCACCTGTCACTCATTCAGCGTCATGGCTGGCAGGGGACGGTGGAGGGCAAACATACCGGTAATCCAGAGGATGAACCGGAGAGTAAACCTTC from Citrobacter sp. RHB25-C09 harbors:
- the fixC gene encoding FAD-dependent oxidoreductase FixC, which gives rise to MSEDIFDAIIVGAGLAGAVAALVLAREGAQVLVIERGNFAGAKNVTGGRIYAHSLERIIPGFAEQAPVERVITHEKLAFMTDSGAMTVDYLNGENVAPSQVSWSVLRSKFDAWLMEQAEEAGAQLITGIRVDNVVQRDGKVIGVEADGDIIEAKVVILADGVNSLLAEKLGMAKRVSAEHVAVGVKELIELPKSVIEDRFQLQGNEGAACLFAGSPTDGLMGGGFLYTNETSVSLGLVCGLHHMKDAQKSVPQMLEDFKQHPAVAPLIAGGKLVEYAAHVVPEAGINMQPELVGEGVLIAGDAAGMCMNLGFTIRGMDLAVAAGEAAAKTVLAAMQSNDFSKHGLAAYRQYLDDGPMRDMKMYQRLPAFLDNPRMFTRYPEMAVGIARDLFTVDGSAPVPMRKKILRHAKKVGFINLMKDGIKGVTAL
- the fixX gene encoding ferredoxin-like protein FixX — its product is MTSPVNVDVKLGVNKFNVDEDNPHIVLKTSADKQALEVLVKACPAGLYKKQDDGSVRFDYAGCLECGTCRILGLGTALEKWEYPRGTFGVEFRYG
- a CDS encoding MFS transporter, yielding MQQPRNFDDIKFSSIHRRIMLWGSGGPFLDGYVLVMIGVALEQLTPALKLDAEWLGLLGAGTLAGLFVGTSLFGYISDKVGRRKMFLIDIIAIGVISVATMFVSSPVELLVMRVLIGVVIGADYPIATSMITEFSSTRQRAFSISFIAAMWYVGATCADLVGYWLYDMEGGWRWMLGSAAIPCLLILIGRFDLPESPRWLLRKGRVKECEEMMIRLFGEPVVFDDEPPQETHFLHLFNRRHFPFVLFVAVIWTCQVIPMFAIYTFGPQIVGLLGLGVGKNAALGNVVISLFFMLGCIPPMFWLNSAGRRPLLIGSFVMMTLALTVLGLIPEMGIWLVVTCFAVYAFFSGGPGNLQWLYPNELFPTDIRASAVGVIMSLSRVGTIISTWALPVFITKYGISQVMLMGAGISLIGLIVSIAFAPETRGLTLAQTSTMTIRSRAQQ
- a CDS encoding YgdI/YgdR family lipoprotein, with translation MQKHLLIASIFAAATVFTVAGCSSNQAVKTTDGKTIVTDGKPQVDDDTGLVSYENAETGQTEQINRDRVKEMSELDN
- the kefF gene encoding glutathione-regulated potassium-efflux system oxidoreductase KefF, with the translated sequence MILIIYAHPYPQHSHANKRMLEQARTLESVEVRSLYDLYPDFNIDIAAEQEALSRADLIIWQHPMQWYSVPPLLKLWMDKVLSHGWAYGHRGTALRGKHLLWAVTTGGGENHFDIGSHPGFDVLSQPLQATALYCGLNWLPPFAMHCTFICDDETLQAQARHYKQRLMDWQEAHNG
- the kefC gene encoding glutathione-regulated potassium-efflux system protein KefC, which encodes MDSHTLIQALIYLGSAALIVPIAVRLGLGSVLGYLIAGCIIGPWGLRLVTDAESILHFAEIGVVLMLFVIGLELDPQRLWKLRASVFGGGALQMVACGALIGLFCISLGLRWQVAALIGLTLALSSTAIAMQAMNERNLTVTQLGRSAFAVLLFQDIAAIPLVAMIPLLAASGASTTLGAFALSALKVAGALVLVILLGRYVTRPALRFVARSGLREVFSAVALFLVFGFGLLLEEVGLSMAMGAFLAGVLLASSEYRHALESDIEPFKGLLLGLFFIGVGMSIDFGTLIDNPLRIITLLVGFLVIKTGMLWLVARPLQVPNKQRRWFAVLLGQGSEFAFVVFGAAQMADVLDPAWAKALTLAVALSMAATPILLVILTRLEQSVKGEEREADEIDEEQPRVIIAGFGRFGQITGRLLLSSGVKMVVLDHDPDHIETLRKFGMKVFYGDATRMDLLESAGAAKAEVLINAIDDPQTSLQLTEMVKDHFPNLQLIARARDVDHYIRLRQAGVEQPERETFEGALKTGRLALETLGLGRYEARERADLFRHYNTRMVEEMAKGENDTTSRAAVYKRTSAMLSEIITEDREHLSLIQRHGWQGTVEGKHTGNPEDEPESKPSP